The sequence tggttctgttttttttagCAGGACTTGTTGTGGAGTGGAGTGTTTCGGAGGCTTTCACATACAAAGATTTTCTTATCTCTTCATATTCTTAAGAGGGGATTTCACCTGATACCTTGAGAGATTTTGTTACCCTTTTTTTCTTCGTTTCTTCCTTTGAGATTTCCTTTCTTTGATTCCATTTGGTTTCCTTTCTGGGTATTCTGAGGGGTTTTTGGAgggtttttctttctcattttttttccaccATGCCCGAGTCTCGGAAACAACCGGCTTCTAGACCGAAGCAAAAGCTTCATCACCACTCCTTGCAAGAGTCCAAGGCGATGAGAAAACTTCGCATCATTTGCGACGATCCTGATGCTACTGATTCATCCGAAGATGAGACTGAGAAGGTTCAGAGCCCGAGAAGAGTTAAAAGAAACGTGTCTGAGATCTCTCTTCcccctcttcctccaccattcaCCACCACTCCTGAAACCAGCTCCTGTGAGGTGAATAGCGGCAAAAATGCAACATTGAAGGGTTTCATTGAAGGTCAACCCCAGAGTAAGAAGAGGGTTTTGACTCACCCCCCATCAACAAGGAGGAACACTTCTGGGAAATTCAGAGGTGTTAGGCAGAGAAAATGGGGTAAATGGGCTGCAGAGATTCGTGACCCCTTTCAGAGTACTCGTATATGGCTCGGCACTTTCAACACTGCAGAAGAGGCTTCCCAAGCCTACGAGGCCAGAAGGCTTGAGTTTGAGGCTATGGCAGAGGCTCAAGCTTACAAAACTAGTTCTGTTTCTGAACCTTTGGCTACAATTTCTGATAATAAGAGTAACTGCTGTAACTCTTCTGCCGCTGCTATCTCCGCCGCTGCCGTCTCCGCCGCTGATGTGTCTGTATCTGAGAAGTTTTCTACTACTTTTGATGACTTAGAAGAGAGTGTGTTGTCTCACAATTCACCATCCTCTGTGCTAGAGTTGGATACATTGGCTTCCAAATCCCTTGAGAAGGGCAATGTTTCAACCGAGGAAGCTATTGAGGCTAATGATTTGGTGGCTGAACTTGCAGGGTTAGAGGTACCAGATGTCAGTCTGTTAAACTTGTTACCACCACCATCTGATTCTGGTGGTGCAGCTGCTGCTGTTTCATCTGGGATTGAGCCAAACTTTGGGCTTGATTTTGATTGGCTATCGTTTAATGATTATGGACAAGGTTTTGATGATTTCGGTGGCTTGGAAGATATTCATATTGGTGGGTTTGATGACAATGAGCCTACTGAGCTTcctgattttgattttggtgaTTTTGGTGCTGATGAGTTTGCTGGTTGGATTGAGGAGCCCCTGAATATACCTTGTGCCTAAGTTTTGCAGAACTACGTAGGAATATGAGGCTAGATTTCTACAATATTATAAGTTTTGTTATTTATAAGTTAGTCTTTCTGTGAGATCTCAGGAATGATGAGTTAGTTTTTCTGTGGGATCTCAGGAATGATGAGTGAGTGAATGGTTACTATATGCGTTTtacatttcatttgtttttgatgGAGTTGTTAGTTAGAGCAGTGAGATGGTGAGAGAATCCTTTGGGTTTTCCCGTGCTGTTAAAGAGCCGTCCAAGGGAATCTCGAACCATGATACTATGTCGTAATTTCAAGGTT comes from Glycine soja cultivar W05 chromosome 20, ASM419377v2, whole genome shotgun sequence and encodes:
- the LOC114403081 gene encoding ethylene-responsive transcription factor ERF118-like → MPESRKQPASRPKQKLHHHSLQESKAMRKLRIICDDPDATDSSEDETEKVQSPRRVKRNVSEISLPPLPPPFTTTPETSSCEVNSGKNATLKGFIEGQPQSKKRVLTHPPSTRRNTSGKFRGVRQRKWGKWAAEIRDPFQSTRIWLGTFNTAEEASQAYEARRLEFEAMAEAQAYKTSSVSEPLATISDNKSNCCNSSAAAISAAAVSAADVSVSEKFSTTFDDLEESVLSHNSPSSVLELDTLASKSLEKGNVSTEEAIEANDLVAELAGLEVPDVSLLNLLPPPSDSGGAAAAVSSGIEPNFGLDFDWLSFNDYGQGFDDFGGLEDIHIGGFDDNEPTELPDFDFGDFGADEFAGWIEEPLNIPCA